The Carassius gibelio isolate Cgi1373 ecotype wild population from Czech Republic chromosome B19, carGib1.2-hapl.c, whole genome shotgun sequence genomic interval CATTCTCGTTAAAAGGCAGAAGAACTGTACTTAGACTTAttgggttttgtttttcttggACATTAATATCACATTCATCTGCATTTCTTTGAGTAAACACAGAAGTTGAGGTAAGTGTCAATGTCACATTTTTTGAATTGCTCTCTTGAAAACAGAGCTCATCTAATTTGCCACTTTCGACTGGCTCAAACTGAGAATCTTGGCATTCACAATCAGTGTGAATTCTGTTGGACACAACAGGTAGATCTGGAACCGTCTCTGATTCTGAAGAAGAGTTCTGAATTTCAGGGGCACATTTTGTTTCTACCTTTAGACTGAGTTCAGTTTTTGTGTTTATAGATTTCTCTTGAATATCATTAGTTTCTATTTTTCCTGGCACAGGTAGACTGTTCTCAgagattctttcttctgttgggATCCGCAGTTTGTCATTTTCATATTCCACCACAGCTGTGTTTTGACTGCCCACTGAGGATGGAGTTGGTACAAGATCATAAACTTGCTTTTTTAGCTTACTGCCCAAGTATTGACTGTTGGGCAGATATgcagcattttgttttattactgtAGTCTCAGAGACATGTGGATTGCTTGTCTTTACTCTCTCATCTTGCACATTGTGCTGTGAGGAAAGATCCTGAGAATTAACTGTTTTTCCATCTGTAACCTCTGCTTGGTGACAGCCCTTTTGAAGCTCAAGATGATGAAGACCATATACAGTAGAACTTTCAGGAGCAGTTTTAATGTTTTCTTCTGCATGTTTGAAGCCAGTATTTGTGCTGCCAGTTTTTCTAGGACTGACACCTTTGCACGATAGCCCACATTGTTGTGTTGTTCCCTGGAGAGTGTGATCAACAGACTGATTGTGCAAAGGATTACCTGGAAACTGTTCGCTTTTCATAAGactttctgatgaagaaaaagaaatgaatgaactCCTGTTGAATCCTGGTGATAACCCTGCCTCAtgttttctgattccagtaattcCAAGTTCCTCTTTTCCTAGAGATGATCCAACATCTAATATGCTTGGCTCCTCATGTTTTCCCTGAAAACAGATTAAATATAtgacaataaattaattattttgttcttTGATGGCTCATTTTACACTCTGTTTTATAAAATCTACATTTTATAATATCAGCACTTACCATTTCCAgaacatctttatttttactaatgtCATCTGACAACATTGACATAAAGAAATGCGAGTTTTCTTTTACTCCGTCCCCATCTATCTTCTCGTTTAGTTTGGAACCTGCAATCTGATAGTGGTCCTTAAATCTAAAATTTGCCTCAGTTTCAGGTCCTTTATATATAGGATTATAGTCCATTAAGGGGCCACGTTCATCCATGGATAAAGTCTGTTCCATTTCCATTCCATTACTCATCTCTAAAGAATCTTTGATCACTGATGTCCAATTACCATTTCCCTGGTCCACTTCTCTGTTCTGTGAAAAGACAGATATTAAATAAcaatggagaaatacatttttgttttggttatGCAGTGTAGAGTTTACATACCTTTTCGTGTGTCACATATTGGGCACACCTGAGAGGAACCATATGTGTGGCACTAGCTAATGCTTCACCCAAAGGGTCTTTAAAACAATCACTTTCTTTCCTTCTCTCCACTGCTAACTTTTCATCCACTGCAGTGTCAGGTTGGATGAGACAATGTTTATCAGGAGAATAGGAATATTTATCGGAGTTTGTTAATATTGCTGAAGAAGTTCCATGGTAATCTGGTAGCAAAGCCTTAAATGCACCACTCATACAAGATGACAGTGGTGTCATTTGTTCTCCAGCGGCAAAACTGTCTCCTATCACGTCATGCTCCTAAAGAGATATATGAGTTTAGAAGGGATGCAACCTAATATTCTTGCTCTTCACCTACCTTTGGCTTTGTTTGGAGCTTTGAGAGAACTCTTCTGCTTTTTCACAATAATTTTCCTCAGTCTTTACTTTAGCacaatgtacaaaaaataaaatgactgcaACCTACCTCCTGACGTTCCCCTGCTGTATCATAGGGAAGCCTGCTGTCATGGCTTCCATGTTTATTCCATGGTGGTAACTCGCCATCCATGGTACCCAAATGGTTGATTGGACATACAATGCTCTTATGAAATGCctgtgagggggaaaaaatgttTAGATTTAGTTCCAAAGTTTAACTGAAGATTTGAGCATTTCTTATGAATCAAAAATGTTTACAACCAAAATGAATTTTTTAtattcaaacacacaaacacaaacacaaacacacacacacatatatatatatatatatatatatatatatatatatatatatatatatatatatatatatatatatatatatatatataaaatttatttttagctaCATATTTTATGTGTCAGAAAATAGAAGACTGCTTCATCAAGACCTGAAGAtgactgcataaaataacactctcttttcaattatttacttttaatatacATACATGCACCTTCTCTGTCTTGTAAGGTAACATTTTCAAGTCTGAAACTGCCCAAACATATCTATACATACCTCTATGGTATAGAGTAAGGAAGTAACTttttataaacatataataaatacttgtaaatatgtattttcttgtaaatattCTACAATTATAGTTacttgttttggttttgattccTTACCTAaatttatatatacactattAACAAACACtgagacaaacagacaaacaactcAGACTAACTCCCTaggagattatatatatatgtatagagagagagagagagattataatagtgtttttttctttatctacattttaaaagaacaggGGGAGGGGGaatgtttataaatatactaAATTACTTGCACAACAAGGTGGGGGAGAATAATTTAGTCTGAGCTTCTTCTGCAGTCTACCATAAAATATTactcaaaagcatttatttttattgcacaaaTCGTATTCAAACAGTAATTCGAAGGTTTGACTGACACAGTTTGTTTGTTGGTCGCGCCTGAACCTTAGCTTTGTGCTAATTCGCAAACTATTACTGCATTTATGTAAATGTGCATGAAACACGATTTAAATGTTAAGTGAAAGCATCAGTAGTCCTCTGTTCGATGAACAGCATAAAGCAGTTCGCGTTGGCcagtttggaaaataaaaaaataaatgaaaaaattcgTCAAGCCACTAGGAGAAAACAGTGGGCTCGTGCACTCACCGATGTGGTCGGCGCGCGTAGTCCCTGGCTCGCGGACGGTCATTTATTATTCGTTATTTCGAGTATGTCCATTTACCTCTGAGCGTTGCAACCGTATGAATATCCGTGTcgagtaattatttttttctgtttaatgcaTCTGCTTATGGTCCTCGTGGTGGTCTGTTGTGAGGTCCTGGTATATCCAAACACAACATCCGTAATAGACCGGAAGACCCAGAGGTCTGTGTGGTGTGGGACGCTTCTCTGTGTAGTACCGTTGAGTGCATGAAATGCAAAAATTGGCCCAAGCCACTAAGGCGCAgcctttaaaaatgttaattttgaggCACTCTGTAGAGCACACCGTTTGACCTaccaaaattcacacacacataacatagaTCTCAtcaagccgaacaactttcgtgaTGACAGTCTGTAACGTAACTGCTCTATCCAACAGTAAGTCGGCTATAGATTATATGAAAAACTTATACTTAATCCGATTTTGAATCAAACTTAAGCAGTTTGTTCGTTGGATGATGCTGAATCCGATCAAATATAAAGGACTGTTAGGaatcaaagttatagcgccaccaaaaggcagcaggaagtgtgtcattttaaaaatgcttttgaaaaatgCACGTTTATTCTTCcccgatttgcttcaaacttcaatgtgaaaaaaaaaaaaaaacacggccaATGAAAATCTGTAAAGGGGTCCTTGATATATTAAATACTTTCCGacatggcaacatgtcaaacttgaatattattttcaggtttttttgaggctgttaacatgcttagaatttcaaaTTCGACACACGCATCAGCATTAATAATAGATAGATAATGGCAAAAGATCATAAAAGGAGCGGAGCAGGCACTCTATATCACCACCTTTGAACaatagtggggggggggggggttagctACTGTCACCAGTCTCTGTAAATATATCGTTCTCATCAAGCCAGACAACTTTCTTATTTACAGTCAttagctacgatcaacaggaagtcagttattttagtTTGAATGTGATTTTTGGGGAAAATCAGGCTGTGCATCAGTGCATACTCCTCAGAGGAGAATTATACTATACACACCAagctttgtctacatgatgccaaaaaaTTGAGGAACCTAAACTGCAAAGATTTTGGATATCCTGAATGGTGCTGCCAtggcgatttattaaagtaacagcAAAAAAGGAaacagtatttttcttttcttaatctTTTCATTTTTCGAGAACAAGCTTAGTTTCAGAAATGTATCATGCTCAGGAGCCaccaattttttttaactatctGACAGTTAAACAAGTAGATAATTATTGTAATACCAACGATGACCACCGGATGTAgtcataaaataagaaatattctaATCCTGTTCAGCTCATCCTCAGTATAAcagaaagtaaataataatacatagaaTCCGTTGATATGGATCTTtttggtaagatttttatttttatgaatttagattttagattttaaatggaatgttaatgttttgttatgctggtttGAAAAAAGGTACTAGTGaagtgttaatttttatttatatatttttttaaaagcacagtttatttttaatattaataataaaagtcatGACTCCTAATGTTAATATAGGCTTATTTTTATGCAGACATTTACAAGACCTATACATTTCTACCCTTAAgatccacaaaaatatgaaaatcacTTTAACCCAGaaattaaaacatgtttatagtgtaatttcttatgtatttttaaataagagATTCAGACAAAAATAAGTGATGTCATTGACCCATATACATGTGATACACAGACAATTAACCAGAATACTAATACTCATTGGTAGATGCTGGTTTTATTGAGCTTTATATTACATAGTTTACATCTGTTGTTATATGCATGTAGCACTAATGGTATTTTCACTCATTACTTTGACATTTCCATTACCTTAATTTCTATAAGCAACATTTAGCGAAAAGCTTATTCTATTAATTTTCCTATGAGACCTAATTCTTACGGTATTACAAGCCCTCCATGACTGTCTCCAGTTGCTTATGGACCTGAGATACATAGGGCTCAAACCAATTTTTTATCTCCTCTGCCTTTTCCTGCATTGTGTTACGCATATCTTCTGTGTTCTTCTCAACTTTCTCTTTGAGGTCCTGCATTCGTGATTCCAGTTTCTCTTTTATTCCTTCTCCCTGGCTTCTCAGCAGTTCTGCCAGAGTTGTCATCTTCTCTTCAGCACGCTGATGCACTGAGGTGAAGTAAGGCTCGAGACGATCCTTCATATCCTCCATACCCTGAGTAGCACGAGACTGAACCTCCTCAAAGTATGTGGACATTTTCCTTTAGAGCAGAGAAGAAACAATCATAGAATTTTCATAGATTAGAATTTACTTGTTTTActtgtaacatatatatatatttttttattttatctaataaCTGAATTCTTTTAATTCTTTTGACTATCATATCTATTGCTCATTCTATGGTAATAgaaacatcaaaatcaaaatgtaaatctttttatttatttaatgtacatCCTAAACTGTCAGTGTCAAAAAGGCATATTAAACAATGATgttcaatattaaacatgaacaaTATATACTTGAACAGAAAGTTTgctatgtacactaccattcaaaaatatgAGGTTGGTCATATATTTTATGTTCTctttgaagtctcttatgctcaccaaagttgcagttattttataaaaaaatactctaaattatgaatattataaaatattacagttcaaaataactgctttctatttatatattttttaaaatctaatttattcctgtgatgacaaagctgaattttcagcaactattatttatattttaagtgtcACATGTACCTTAAGAAATTCTAATACGCTGATATgctcattcaaatatgctgattttctgctcaagaaacatttataattattattattactatcaatgttggaaacagttacgttgtttaatattgttgtggaaactgttatttttttcccaggatactttgataaatagaaagttcaaaaaatgtgttacattataaatgtctttactgccacttaaatgttttcaatttaataatgtattcaatttaatgcatgcaaattaattaatgtatttacttattttaaatctGCACAAACGGTAGGGTACCTTTTATAGAGGTGGAACAAAAGATATGCAGTAATTGAGATTAGATCATTACTGCCGTCACTCACTTGTTGATCTCTTGGATGTCCTTGTTAAAACGTTTCCTTAGTTTCTTGGCATAGTTGTTGACCCTGTTCTTGACCTCATCAGCGTTCTGTTCCACAATGGTTCGGAGCTCCTCTGTGTATTCACCGACACGATCCTTAGCGTCCTCCATATGTGTGCGGAGCTTATTCGCCAGCAGCTGAACATCTTCATTGAATCTCTTGGCAGTCTCCTGTGCATAAGGGGCCAGTTTGGTGTGCAAGTCATCTTTGTACATTTGCAGCTCCATCAT includes:
- the apoea gene encoding apolipoprotein Ea, producing the protein MKFVAVIFALAVISGCQGNFLFQDEPKSRWEEAVDQFWNHVSGLTSKAEEMRDNIKATQLGRELDTLISDTMMELQMYKDDLHTKLAPYAQETAKRFNEDVQLLANKLRTHMEDAKDRVGEYTEELRTIVEQNADEVKNRVNNYAKKLRKRFNKDIQEINKKMSTYFEEVQSRATQGMEDMKDRLEPYFTSVHQRAEEKMTTLAELLRSQGEGIKEKLESRMQDLKEKVEKNTEDMRNTMQEKAEEIKNWFEPYVSQVHKQLETVMEGL